The proteins below are encoded in one region of Planctomycetota bacterium:
- the rpe gene encoding ribulose-phosphate 3-epimerase, translated as MPTDPFETDKPLIAPSILAADFARLGDEIDDVLAGGADLLHLDVMDGLFVRDISFGTPVVKSVRKYTDAYLDVHVMIDRPEDYAPKLVEAGADGISFHVELADNVRRTLAGLTDAVAETGTNVGVVLNPLTPAEVAFPALDDERVKLVLVMSVVPGKGGQSFMPEVLPKCEQLAKRLRSDQRLEIDGGIDAGTIASARNAGVQWFVAGSSVFGAEDRATAIAELKAQL; from the coding sequence ATGCCGACCGACCCGTTCGAGACCGACAAGCCGCTGATCGCCCCGTCGATCCTTGCCGCCGACTTCGCCCGGCTCGGCGACGAGATCGACGACGTGCTCGCTGGCGGGGCGGACCTGTTGCACCTGGACGTGATGGACGGGCTGTTCGTGCGCGACATCAGCTTCGGCACGCCGGTGGTGAAGTCGGTCCGCAAGTACACCGACGCGTATCTCGATGTGCATGTGATGATCGACCGACCCGAGGATTACGCGCCGAAGCTCGTCGAAGCGGGAGCCGATGGGATCAGCTTCCACGTCGAACTCGCCGACAACGTGCGGCGGACGCTGGCGGGCCTGACCGACGCCGTCGCTGAGACCGGCACCAACGTCGGCGTCGTGCTCAATCCGCTCACGCCCGCGGAGGTCGCCTTCCCCGCGCTCGATGACGAACGCGTCAAGCTGGTGCTCGTGATGAGCGTCGTCCCCGGCAAGGGTGGCCAATCGTTCATGCCCGAAGTCCTGCCCAAGTGCGAGCAACTCGCCAAACGCCTGCGTTCCGACCAACGCCTGGAGATCGACGGCGGTATCGACGCCGGGACGATCGCCAGCGCCCGCAACGCCGGCGTGCAGTGGTTCGTCGCGGGAAGTTCTGTTTTCGGAGCCGAGGACCGGGCGACGGCCATCGCAGAGCTGAAAGCCCAACTCTGA
- a CDS encoding carbon-nitrogen hydrolase, translated as MSQTVRIGLTQMTCGDDVTENREKQLALLSRAADEGGQVLCTQEIFTSKYFCQAEDHRFFELAETIPGPSTDVFCKLAKEKGVVIVASLFERRAAGLYHNTAAVIDADGELLGVYRKMHIPDDPLYYEKFYFTPGDTGFRSWKTKFADIGVCICWDQWFPEAARLTAMRGAQILFYPTAIGWHPTEKAEYGPAQHDAWQTMMRSHAIANGCFVAASNRIGHEFIHDADGNKASEDGIEFWGQSFVVGPDGGVIERASVDQEQVMIVETDLQRVEFSRTHWPFLRDRRVDAYGDLGRLFND; from the coding sequence ATGAGCCAGACCGTCCGCATCGGACTCACGCAGATGACCTGCGGCGACGACGTCACCGAGAACCGGGAGAAACAGCTCGCCCTCCTGAGCCGAGCGGCCGACGAGGGCGGACAAGTACTCTGCACGCAGGAGATCTTCACCAGCAAGTACTTCTGCCAGGCCGAGGATCACCGCTTCTTCGAACTGGCCGAGACCATCCCCGGACCGAGCACCGACGTGTTCTGCAAACTGGCCAAGGAGAAAGGCGTGGTGATCGTCGCGTCGCTTTTCGAGCGCCGGGCGGCCGGGCTCTACCACAACACCGCGGCGGTCATCGACGCCGACGGCGAGCTGCTGGGCGTGTACCGCAAGATGCACATCCCCGACGACCCGCTGTACTACGAGAAGTTCTACTTCACCCCTGGCGACACGGGCTTTCGCAGCTGGAAGACCAAGTTCGCCGACATCGGCGTGTGCATCTGCTGGGACCAGTGGTTCCCCGAAGCCGCGCGACTCACGGCGATGCGGGGCGCGCAGATTCTGTTCTATCCCACCGCGATCGGCTGGCACCCGACCGAGAAAGCCGAGTACGGCCCGGCGCAGCACGACGCGTGGCAGACGATGATGCGCAGCCACGCGATCGCCAACGGCTGCTTCGTCGCCGCCTCCAACCGCATCGGCCACGAGTTCATCCACGACGCCGACGGCAACAAGGCCAGCGAAGACGGCATCGAGTTCTGGGGCCAGTCCTTCGTCGTCGGCCCCGACGGCGGCGTCATCGAGCGCGCTTCGGTCGATCAGGAGCAGGTCATGATCGTCGAAACCGACCTGCAACGCGTCGAGTTCAGCCGCACACACTGGCCATTCCTGCGCGACCGCCGTGTTGATGCCTACGGCGACTTGGGCCGCTTGTTCAACGACTAA
- a CDS encoding PP2C family protein-serine/threonine phosphatase: MPGPTLEYDTKATASVVHTPTRFEVAMQDERGRWLRRRFIGYCILSLVLTGISLMFVGTNSEQNQLWLSTYIIVSLFVVGSALVYAWKAPPKARIMIRVAVWLYILTSIGSLATNRILMEIELIGVSEAFETGIRHGFEGATEAHVEAGTADETGKLFVLASRLGDATDELRDVTEVLDQLDDSEDRGEWREEIERLIEDANELRASIEDTEPVTVQLDEQTTVNIAPGRVQVTGVGNNNFFGSAFRASISAGWALFAIIFFGHLVSCLIIPWNFRESLFPGLVVFNAFVLILIADIMFSGLPWWAAIIFIVLGLLALVPGSLWCFWRYTRFPKVFRTRYEADRYKQLSKDLSGARQIHEAVLPPQKNHGLVRLNYVYEPMSQIGGDLLYVRESEGQDGAVSAVLLDVTGHGVAAALTVNRLLGELDRIYGEDPDVSPGKVLAGLNHYVHLTLVRHGIFVTGLALRLEPNSNNGNLLYASAGHPPAFVCRSGNCDQLEPTTFMLGVMDEAGFDPNEQSHHLDPGDAVLVYTDGAAEARDERDRQIGTKGLEKLFHAMSGDRDPADWPKTVLGHVAKHRNRPPDDDTIVAAMYRAKDENAGD; this comes from the coding sequence ATGCCAGGACCCACGCTCGAATACGACACCAAAGCCACTGCGTCGGTGGTGCACACGCCCACGCGGTTCGAGGTGGCCATGCAGGACGAGCGTGGCCGATGGCTTCGCCGACGCTTCATCGGGTACTGCATCCTGAGTCTGGTGCTCACCGGCATCTCGCTCATGTTCGTCGGGACCAACTCCGAGCAGAACCAACTCTGGCTCAGTACCTACATCATCGTTTCGCTGTTCGTTGTCGGCTCTGCGCTTGTCTACGCGTGGAAGGCCCCGCCCAAGGCCCGGATCATGATCCGCGTCGCGGTGTGGTTGTACATCCTGACCAGTATCGGGAGCCTCGCGACGAACCGGATCTTGATGGAAATCGAGCTGATAGGGGTATCCGAGGCGTTCGAAACAGGGATCCGGCATGGTTTTGAAGGTGCCACCGAGGCTCACGTCGAGGCGGGCACCGCCGATGAAACCGGGAAGCTCTTCGTCTTGGCCAGCCGACTTGGTGACGCCACCGACGAGCTTCGAGACGTGACCGAGGTGCTGGACCAGCTTGACGATTCGGAGGACCGCGGCGAGTGGCGCGAGGAGATCGAGCGCCTCATCGAGGATGCCAACGAGCTTCGGGCGTCGATCGAAGACACCGAGCCGGTCACGGTCCAGTTGGACGAGCAGACGACGGTCAACATTGCCCCTGGCCGCGTGCAGGTCACCGGCGTCGGGAACAACAACTTTTTCGGGTCGGCGTTTCGTGCCAGCATATCGGCGGGCTGGGCGCTGTTCGCCATCATCTTCTTCGGGCACCTCGTCTCGTGTCTGATCATCCCGTGGAACTTTCGCGAGTCGCTGTTCCCTGGTCTGGTCGTGTTCAATGCGTTTGTGCTGATCCTGATCGCCGACATCATGTTCAGCGGACTGCCGTGGTGGGCGGCGATCATCTTCATTGTGCTAGGACTTCTCGCGTTGGTGCCTGGCTCGCTTTGGTGTTTCTGGCGTTACACCCGTTTCCCCAAGGTCTTCCGCACACGGTACGAGGCCGACCGATACAAGCAGTTGAGCAAAGATCTTTCGGGTGCCCGCCAGATTCACGAAGCGGTGCTGCCCCCGCAAAAGAACCACGGTCTGGTCCGGCTCAACTACGTTTACGAGCCGATGAGTCAGATCGGCGGTGATCTGCTCTACGTTCGTGAGTCCGAGGGTCAGGACGGGGCGGTGAGTGCGGTGTTGCTCGACGTGACCGGCCACGGTGTCGCCGCCGCGCTCACGGTCAACCGCCTGCTCGGTGAACTCGACCGCATCTACGGCGAAGACCCTGACGTAAGCCCCGGCAAGGTGCTCGCCGGGCTTAACCATTACGTCCATCTCACGCTCGTTCGCCACGGCATCTTCGTCACCGGGCTGGCCTTGCGGCTAGAGCCGAACAGCAACAACGGCAACCTGCTCTACGCGAGTGCGGGCCATCCGCCGGCGTTCGTGTGTCGCAGCGGCAACTGTGACCAACTTGAGCCGACGACGTTCATGCTCGGCGTGATGGACGAGGCCGGCTTCGATCCCAACGAGCAATCGCACCACCTGGACCCCGGCGATGCCGTGCTGGTCTACACCGACGGCGCGGCCGAGGCTCGCGATGAACGTGACCGGCAGATCGGCACCAAGGGCTTGGAAAAACTCTTCCACGCCATGAGCGGCGACCGTGACCCGGCGGACTGGCCCAAGACCGTTCTGGGACACGTCGCCAAGCACCGCAACCGCCCGCCAGACGACGACACGATCGTCGCCGCGATGTACCGGGCCAAAGACGAGAATGCCGGCGATTAG
- a CDS encoding ATP-binding protein gives MITLSVMQGPEKGKRFELPDAPILIGRDSKKVPLRDDTASRRHCEITPGSDGWQCRDLGSSNGTYVNGQRILHPTPLRLGDQVRIGRSVLIFGSQPGIKSIKTTKSTSTSATGSWELPFVDDIDGMDSSIVNVVPASGDDSMILDSPDPSAAAMKNLSTLYRLSAALGGSFSIERALETVMDLVFENVTADRGIILLMNERTGELESKVARTREDDSAAVLGVGGDAPENEPEHVPASKTIVNHVLENNQGVLSSNAMADRRFSKGKSVQHMRIRSALCVPIRAKRFDTRPKDGGADLTDLEPEEHTLGVIYVDSSVENYTYGEEQLKLLTAIGWQAGLAIQNAKLFQQGLQAERLAAIGETTAALSHGIKNILQALRGGAEVVEMGFRREDLKQSRKGWRIVDRNLERIFSLTMNLLAWSKPRQPKLELAHPRKLIHECTELIAPLARDRSVMVIEDVDEGVPPVPVDGGGIHQILTNLLTNALEAMPDKDDPDHAERDRIVKVGCQYEADLKRLILTVADTGLGIPRNARKHLFELFHSTKGNRGTGLGLPVVKKIVAEHDGKIDVDTKVGQGTIFTITLPVHERVANDPAGTHGRIS, from the coding sequence GTGATCACGTTGAGCGTCATGCAAGGCCCGGAGAAGGGTAAGCGGTTTGAGTTGCCGGACGCGCCGATTCTGATCGGGCGGGACAGCAAGAAGGTTCCGCTGCGTGACGATACCGCGAGCCGCCGACACTGTGAGATCACGCCTGGCAGCGACGGTTGGCAATGCCGCGATCTCGGTAGTTCCAACGGCACCTATGTCAACGGTCAACGCATCCTTCACCCGACGCCGCTGCGGCTCGGCGATCAGGTGCGTATCGGCCGATCCGTTCTGATCTTCGGCTCCCAGCCTGGCATCAAGTCGATCAAGACCACCAAGTCGACATCGACCAGCGCGACCGGCTCTTGGGAGCTGCCGTTTGTCGATGACATCGACGGGATGGACAGCTCGATCGTCAATGTCGTGCCCGCATCCGGCGACGACAGCATGATCCTCGACTCGCCCGACCCGTCAGCCGCGGCGATGAAAAACCTTTCGACGCTGTACCGCCTGTCGGCGGCACTGGGCGGGAGTTTCTCCATCGAACGTGCGTTGGAGACGGTGATGGACCTGGTGTTCGAAAACGTCACGGCCGACCGTGGGATCATCCTGCTGATGAACGAGCGGACCGGCGAACTCGAAAGCAAGGTCGCTCGGACTCGCGAGGACGACAGCGCGGCGGTACTGGGTGTCGGCGGGGACGCCCCCGAGAACGAGCCGGAGCACGTGCCCGCGAGCAAGACGATCGTGAACCACGTTCTGGAGAACAACCAAGGCGTGCTCAGCTCCAACGCGATGGCCGACCGTCGGTTCAGCAAGGGCAAGTCGGTCCAGCACATGCGTATTCGCAGCGCGTTGTGCGTGCCGATCCGGGCCAAGCGGTTCGACACCCGCCCTAAGGACGGCGGTGCCGACCTCACGGACCTTGAGCCAGAGGAGCACACGCTGGGCGTGATCTACGTCGACAGTTCCGTGGAAAACTACACCTATGGCGAGGAACAGCTGAAACTGCTGACCGCGATCGGTTGGCAGGCGGGCTTGGCGATTCAAAACGCCAAGCTCTTCCAGCAAGGCCTGCAAGCCGAGCGTCTCGCGGCGATCGGCGAGACCACCGCCGCGCTCTCCCACGGGATTAAGAACATTCTCCAGGCTTTGCGTGGCGGCGCGGAGGTCGTCGAGATGGGCTTTCGGCGCGAGGATCTCAAGCAGAGCCGAAAGGGCTGGCGGATCGTTGATCGGAACTTGGAGCGGATCTTCTCGTTGACAATGAACCTGTTGGCCTGGAGCAAGCCGCGTCAGCCGAAATTGGAACTTGCTCATCCCAGGAAGTTGATTCACGAATGTACCGAGCTGATCGCGCCGTTGGCGCGGGATCGCTCGGTGATGGTGATCGAGGACGTCGACGAAGGTGTGCCGCCGGTGCCGGTCGATGGCGGGGGGATCCACCAGATTTTGACCAACCTCCTGACCAATGCTCTGGAAGCGATGCCCGACAAGGATGACCCGGACCATGCCGAGAGAGATCGAATCGTGAAGGTCGGTTGCCAGTACGAGGCCGATCTCAAGCGGCTGATCCTCACCGTCGCGGACACCGGTTTGGGAATTCCCCGCAACGCACGAAAGCACCTTTTCGAGCTTTTTCACAGCACCAAGGGCAACCGTGGCACCGGGTTGGGCCTGCCGGTGGTGAAAAAGATCGTCGCCGAGCACGACGGCAAAATCGACGTCGATACCAAGGTCGGTCAGGGCACGATTTTCACGATCACGCTGCCGGTACACGAGCGGGTGGCCAACGACCCCGCCGGGACGCACGGGCGGATCAGTTAG
- a CDS encoding ATP-binding protein, which translates to MFATRLARLLNSGQTRTVLLHGEVQDLFAADGETVFEPLLPFLTGRFAVPGVVQIVYELNGPIRLVGGSQWEVLRRGWVAWKRGTTTDANILQSLVDRKQQLQTEMLERDFDANVADATGKPTVALEFLRQLTLCSRSRDPNGNAYIPEKLLIFIEAADMLLPAGEITRLSAADRHRVAVCADWFSDAGFMNGDDSVVLIAESVGGIHERVARLPAVLSVAVPAPDVEQRRRFIDAFDQPFETDIDNLAEATAGLSIHALRQLLMSAAHGGHAITAGDVIGKVEEYLAAKLGDDVVEFKKPSHSLDAVIGFTRLKKFLKDELLPRFRSDGPDALPGAAVAGPIGSGKTFIFEAVAAECRLPVLVLKNIRSQWFGQTDVLLERLRLVLESLDKVIIFVDEADTAFGAIGPEGHATERRLTGKIQQMMSDPRLRGKVTWLLMTARIHLLSPDIRRPGRVGDLIIPILDPAGDDRLAFVEWMLDGVIDGELEAAAAEIEPKLAADSAAAFASLRSNLKARVVAKGRKLGVDEVEHFAADFIPPAIGDTRRYQLLQALINCTRRSLLPEDVTEEDRARWAEEARALELRGIR; encoded by the coding sequence ATGTTCGCCACCCGACTCGCACGCCTACTCAACAGCGGCCAGACCCGCACGGTACTCTTGCACGGCGAGGTGCAGGACCTTTTCGCCGCAGACGGCGAGACGGTGTTCGAGCCGTTGTTGCCATTCCTGACCGGTCGGTTCGCGGTGCCGGGGGTGGTGCAGATCGTGTACGAGCTCAACGGGCCGATCCGGCTCGTGGGCGGCTCGCAGTGGGAAGTGCTGCGGCGCGGCTGGGTCGCGTGGAAGCGTGGCACCACCACCGACGCGAACATCCTGCAATCGCTGGTCGATCGAAAGCAGCAACTGCAAACCGAGATGCTCGAGCGCGACTTCGACGCCAATGTGGCCGATGCGACCGGCAAACCGACCGTCGCGCTGGAGTTCCTGCGACAGCTCACGCTCTGCAGCCGCAGTCGTGACCCGAACGGCAACGCATACATCCCCGAAAAGCTGCTCATTTTCATCGAGGCGGCCGACATGCTCCTGCCCGCAGGCGAAATCACCCGGCTCAGCGCCGCCGACCGGCATCGCGTCGCCGTGTGCGCCGACTGGTTTTCGGACGCGGGATTCATGAACGGCGACGACTCGGTGGTGCTCATTGCCGAATCGGTCGGCGGCATCCACGAGCGGGTCGCCCGTCTGCCGGCCGTGCTGAGCGTCGCCGTGCCGGCCCCCGACGTCGAACAACGCCGCCGGTTCATCGACGCGTTCGATCAACCTTTCGAGACCGACATCGACAACCTCGCCGAAGCCACCGCCGGATTGAGCATCCACGCCCTGCGGCAGTTGCTCATGTCCGCCGCCCATGGCGGGCACGCCATCACCGCCGGCGACGTCATCGGCAAGGTCGAGGAATACCTCGCGGCCAAGCTCGGCGATGACGTCGTCGAGTTCAAGAAGCCGTCGCACTCGCTCGACGCCGTCATCGGCTTCACCCGGCTCAAGAAGTTTCTCAAGGACGAACTGTTGCCCCGCTTCCGCAGCGACGGGCCCGACGCACTGCCGGGCGCGGCGGTAGCTGGGCCGATCGGCAGTGGCAAGACGTTCATCTTCGAGGCCGTCGCCGCCGAATGCCGTCTGCCCGTGCTCGTGCTCAAGAACATCCGCAGCCAGTGGTTCGGCCAGACCGACGTGCTGCTCGAACGGCTTCGGCTCGTGCTCGAGTCACTCGACAAGGTCATCATTTTCGTCGACGAGGCCGACACCGCGTTCGGCGCGATCGGCCCCGAGGGCCATGCGACCGAGCGCCGGCTCACCGGGAAGATCCAACAAATGATGTCCGACCCGCGCCTGCGTGGGAAGGTCACCTGGCTCTTGATGACCGCGCGGATTCACCTGCTAAGCCCCGACATTCGCCGGCCCGGCCGCGTCGGCGACCTGATCATCCCGATCCTCGACCCGGCCGGGGACGACCGGCTCGCGTTCGTCGAATGGATGCTCGACGGTGTCATCGACGGAGAACTCGAAGCGGCCGCCGCCGAAATCGAACCCAAGCTGGCCGCCGACTCCGCCGCCGCGTTCGCCTCGCTCCGCAGCAATCTCAAAGCCCGCGTCGTCGCCAAGGGTCGCAAGCTCGGCGTCGACGAGGTCGAGCACTTCGCCGCGGACTTCATCCCTCCCGCCATCGGCGACACCCGGCGTTACCAACTGCTCCAAGCGCTGATCAACTGCACCCGCCGTTCGCTTCTGCCGGAAGACGTGACCGAAGAGGACCGCGCCCGCTGGGCCGAGGAAGCAAGAGCCTTGGAGTTACGCGGTATTCGATGA
- a CDS encoding DUF72 domain-containing protein, translated as MPDTIDNTRVAIGSIGFGYPDWQHVFYHDTGSKLREYAQSFDAVEVDTTFHAVPPPERVAQWASETPDNFVFSAKMARDVTHGGDLRSVPARTTTDAWIESLTQLGPKLRSALLQFPAAFTVDRFDELAEYLQGLPNDVPWSIELRHDSWWHGETAALLKEHGVTWVHADEPPALIAHLPPDDPEAAAMYSQRTPVVTASTFYLRMIGRHDQFPDRSRLYLDPERRLSWWVPRIQKIAALDRVELLIIQIGNGYAGHAPACIRRLREMLGFRRTLGASTLFES; from the coding sequence GTGCCGGACACGATCGACAACACCCGCGTTGCCATCGGCTCGATCGGCTTCGGCTACCCGGACTGGCAGCACGTCTTCTACCACGACACCGGCTCCAAGCTGAGGGAGTACGCCCAAAGCTTCGACGCGGTCGAGGTGGATACGACTTTCCACGCCGTGCCGCCGCCTGAGCGTGTCGCTCAGTGGGCGAGCGAAACGCCTGACAATTTCGTATTCAGTGCAAAGATGGCGAGGGATGTCACGCACGGAGGCGATCTTCGCAGCGTTCCCGCCAGAACCACCACCGACGCCTGGATCGAATCGCTCACGCAGCTCGGACCCAAGCTCCGCTCGGCTCTGCTGCAGTTCCCGGCGGCGTTCACCGTGGATCGGTTCGACGAACTCGCGGAGTATCTGCAAGGGCTACCGAACGATGTGCCTTGGTCGATCGAACTGCGTCACGATTCCTGGTGGCACGGCGAGACGGCCGCGCTGTTGAAGGAGCATGGCGTCACATGGGTTCATGCGGACGAGCCGCCCGCGTTGATCGCACACTTGCCGCCAGACGACCCGGAGGCTGCGGCGATGTATTCCCAACGCACGCCCGTGGTCACCGCATCGACGTTTTACCTCCGCATGATCGGCCGGCACGACCAGTTCCCGGATCGGTCGCGGCTGTATCTCGATCCCGAGCGCCGCTTGTCTTGGTGGGTGCCGCGCATCCAGAAGATCGCGGCCTTGGATCGCGTGGAACTGCTGATCATTCAAATCGGTAACGGCTATGCGGGACACGCCCCCGCATGCATCCGCCGGCTGCGTGAAATGCTCGGATTCCGGCGAACGCTGGGGGCAAGCACGCTGTTCGAGTCGTGA
- a CDS encoding ZIP family metal transporter, with amino-acid sequence MDLATLLLVTFVAALVTDLATGLGALPFFVVPRISEKFNGILLGAAAGMMSVASLYQLLGEGMARAPGWQIWQVAMGLGLGAVFFYLATHWLEDDRFDIGNLRETGGAGALLIVAAMTLHSMPEGVAIGVAYGSGEADFGLNIAAALAVHNIPEGVAITAALRGKGASTWACLGWAIFSSLPQPIFAPPAAWLVWISEPLLPAGLGFAVGAMMFLVTYELVPEAAKKAGKSRSSIAFAGGTILMLVLVWAVGGVG; translated from the coding sequence GTGGACCTAGCGACGCTGCTCCTTGTCACGTTCGTCGCGGCACTCGTCACCGACCTCGCCACCGGGCTCGGAGCGTTGCCGTTTTTCGTGGTGCCGAGGATCAGCGAGAAGTTCAACGGCATTCTGCTCGGAGCCGCCGCCGGGATGATGTCGGTCGCATCGCTTTACCAACTCCTGGGCGAGGGGATGGCTCGTGCACCCGGCTGGCAAATCTGGCAAGTGGCGATGGGGCTGGGGCTCGGCGCGGTCTTCTTCTACCTCGCCACGCACTGGCTCGAGGACGATCGTTTCGACATCGGCAACCTGCGTGAGACCGGCGGTGCCGGCGCGTTGCTGATCGTCGCGGCGATGACGCTGCACTCGATGCCGGAGGGTGTCGCGATCGGCGTGGCTTATGGGAGCGGCGAGGCAGACTTCGGCCTGAACATCGCCGCCGCCCTTGCGGTTCACAACATCCCCGAAGGCGTCGCGATCACCGCCGCCCTGCGCGGCAAGGGCGCGTCGACGTGGGCATGTCTCGGCTGGGCGATCTTCAGTTCCCTGCCACAGCCGATCTTCGCGCCACCGGCGGCATGGCTGGTGTGGATCAGCGAACCGCTGCTGCCGGCCGGGCTTGGATTTGCCGTCGGAGCGATGATGTTTCTGGTGACCTACGAACTGGTGCCCGAGGCAGCCAAGAAAGCGGGGAAGTCCCGGTCAAGCATCGCATTCGCGGGCGGCACGATTCTCATGCTGGTGCTGGTCTGGGCCGTCGGCGGTGTCGGGTGA
- the fliW gene encoding flagellar assembly protein FliW encodes MTETTTMEISTKRFGVVEIEDDLILDFPDGLLGFSDASRFALIHPSDDSSLLWLQSIDDPNLAFVVADPTDFVPDYTVSTRPEMASDLGLKPETLDQDWQPLVICNRSEGWLTGNMLGPLMIHVESRRGLQVVLTDQKWGTKHPLLDLNPQPLRKSA; translated from the coding sequence ATGACGGAGACCACGACGATGGAGATTTCTACCAAAAGGTTCGGTGTCGTTGAGATCGAAGACGATCTGATCCTTGACTTCCCGGACGGGTTGCTCGGCTTTTCCGACGCGTCGCGGTTCGCGCTGATCCACCCGTCGGACGACAGTTCGCTGCTTTGGCTGCAGAGCATCGACGACCCGAACCTTGCGTTTGTCGTCGCCGACCCGACCGACTTCGTCCCGGACTACACGGTATCGACCCGGCCGGAGATGGCGAGCGATCTGGGTCTCAAGCCCGAGACGCTCGACCAGGATTGGCAGCCGCTGGTCATCTGCAACCGAAGCGAAGGCTGGCTGACCGGCAACATGCTCGGCCCGTTGATGATTCACGTCGAGAGTCGACGCGGCCTGCAGGTCGTGCTCACCGATCAGAAGTGGGGCACCAAGCACCCGCTGCTCGATCTCAACCCCCAGCCTCTCCGAAAGAGCGCCTAA
- the flgK gene encoding flagellar hook-associated protein FlgK, whose amino-acid sequence MSLVGTLNAAKSALAVTQTAIQTTGNNVSNANTEGYSRQSIQLTPSKGQRLPGGYVGRGVDLLTVQRQVDDALEARLRASISDEAGAAVRTEWLNRIEVVIGELSDTDLSTAMSEFFNSWSELANKPQDQGLRQVVLQSGKTLADKIQQQYTELQTINDDAFQQLRGDVDRVESLLQQVAEINGQIEDTEGVGGIVANDLRDVRDNSIRELAELINARGIVRDDGTTDVYVGSELLVAGNRSFGVQLSTEEDTGLPRVSTLRNDAKLDIRSGRIGGLLAAGEESKAVRDDLDDIAGALIFDVNRIHAAGQGTKGLSEVEAGHAVADTTVPLNDPLTELGFTPNNGSFVVNVTERGTGLTTSTLLDVDLDGLGTDTSLDDLAAALDAVAGIGATVNNGRLSVTSDGGDLTFNFAEDSSGVLGALGVNRFFDGDNAFTIGINDDLNTDPTLLAAASNGAPGDNGAARAIAAVQNVATDQLDGFTLSERYEKMTNRVAGRAADTAVDAQSASITRQTLQAQREALSGVSLDEEATNLLRYQQAYQAAARVIAVVDELMDSLIAIV is encoded by the coding sequence ATGTCGCTCGTCGGCACACTCAACGCAGCCAAGTCCGCCCTCGCCGTCACCCAGACGGCGATCCAGACCACCGGCAACAACGTCTCCAACGCCAACACCGAGGGGTACAGCCGGCAGTCGATCCAGCTCACCCCGAGTAAGGGCCAACGTTTGCCCGGCGGTTACGTCGGGCGCGGCGTTGATCTGCTCACCGTCCAACGCCAAGTCGACGATGCCCTCGAAGCCCGCCTCCGGGCGAGTATCTCCGACGAAGCCGGTGCCGCTGTTCGGACCGAATGGCTCAACCGTATCGAAGTCGTCATCGGCGAGCTGTCCGACACCGACCTCTCGACGGCGATGAGCGAGTTCTTCAACAGCTGGTCCGAGCTGGCCAACAAGCCCCAGGATCAGGGCCTCCGGCAGGTCGTACTCCAATCGGGCAAGACGCTCGCCGACAAAATCCAACAGCAGTACACCGAGCTGCAAACCATCAACGACGACGCTTTCCAGCAACTTCGCGGCGATGTCGACCGCGTCGAGTCACTGCTCCAACAAGTCGCGGAGATCAACGGCCAGATCGAGGACACCGAGGGCGTGGGCGGGATCGTCGCCAACGACCTGCGTGACGTTCGGGACAACTCGATCCGCGAACTCGCCGAGTTGATCAACGCCCGCGGCATCGTTCGTGACGACGGCACAACCGATGTGTACGTCGGCTCGGAACTACTTGTGGCCGGCAATCGCTCGTTCGGTGTGCAACTAAGCACTGAAGAAGACACCGGGCTCCCCAGGGTTTCGACCCTGCGTAACGACGCGAAGCTCGATATCCGCTCGGGCCGCATCGGTGGTCTGCTCGCGGCCGGCGAGGAGTCTAAGGCGGTGCGTGACGATCTCGACGACATCGCCGGTGCCCTGATCTTCGACGTCAACCGGATCCACGCCGCCGGCCAGGGGACCAAAGGACTGAGCGAGGTCGAGGCGGGGCACGCCGTCGCCGACACGACCGTGCCGTTGAATGATCCACTCACCGAGCTCGGTTTCACGCCGAACAACGGCAGCTTCGTCGTCAACGTCACCGAACGCGGCACCGGTTTGACGACCAGCACGCTCCTCGACGTCGATCTCGACGGACTCGGCACGGACACGTCGCTCGACGATCTCGCCGCCGCGCTCGACGCCGTTGCCGGCATTGGTGCGACGGTGAACAACGGCCGACTCAGCGTCACCTCCGACGGCGGCGATCTGACGTTCAACTTTGCCGAAGACTCTTCCGGCGTTCTCGGTGCGCTCGGCGTCAACCGATTCTTCGACGGCGACAACGCGTTCACGATCGGCATCAACGACGATCTCAACACGGACCCGACACTTCTGGCGGCAGCGAGCAACGGCGCTCCCGGCGACAACGGTGCGGCCAGGGCCATCGCCGCCGTGCAGAACGTGGCGACCGACCAACTCGACGGATTTACGCTCTCGGAGCGTTACGAAAAAATGACCAACCGTGTCGCCGGTCGCGCGGCCGACACCGCGGTCGATGCCCAGAGCGCGTCGATCACGCGGCAGACGCTTCAGGCCCAGCGCGAGGCGCTCAGCGGTGTGTCGCTCGACGAGGAAGCGACGAACCTGCTCCGCTACCAGCAGGCTTACCAGGCGGCCGCGCGGGTGATCGCGGTGGTCGATGAACTGATGGACTCGTTGATTGCCATTGTCTGA